In one window of Lampris incognitus isolate fLamInc1 chromosome 3, fLamInc1.hap2, whole genome shotgun sequence DNA:
- the ovch1 gene encoding ovochymase-1, with translation MGAETDLAGIRPFSREQGMETRIIGGQEAWAHSWPWQVSLRFATMAACGGAIIDPLWVVTAAHCFKRYKKASHWTVLAGKHDLDNSHETGQQLVGVSRIINHEGYNIRTKENDVALLKLQDPLVFGQYVRPIAIWMKTLEPSRKCTITGWGATRENGPRVNRLQEVNVTYISSEICNQYYRGRIRTSMFCAGEPEGGADACQGDSGGPLSCYSGSRYKLAGIVSWGVGCGRSRRPGVYTKLQDQAGWLSGDKNMTNGDSGLMSGDNSEICGEAEKPTCRLGPTLARLTESQGDEVKVGSVTEACPNSWPWQVSLQSGGRHYCSGTLIHRRWVLVPQHCHTKARDDTVVLGAHDLRFMSTQSIPVDEVFSLPQNGSFPPASDLSLLRLSVPARFSASVFPVCVPDDDVQLDDSWSCVTTGWGRTKATVKGDSGASLLCQKRGVYYLFEHNVFLKNCLNQQLRTVADKGQTHCNGIMRLS, from the exons ATGGGCGCAGAAACCG ACTTGGCTGGCATTCGCCCCTTCAGTCGAGAGCAGGGAATGGAGACAAGAATCATCGGTGGTCAGGAGGCCTGGGCCCACTCGTGGCCGTGGCAGGTGTCTCTTCGCTTTGCCACCATGGCGGCTTGTGGGGGAGCCATCATTGACCCGTTGTGGGTCGTCACTGCTGCGCACTGTTTTAAAAG GTATAAAAAGGCCTCTCACTGGACTGTGCTGGCTGGAAAACATGACCTAGATAATTCTCATGAGACTGGTCAACag CTGGTGGGGGTCTCCAGGATCATTAACCACGAGGGCTACAACATTAGGACAAAGGAGAACGACGTGGCGCTGCTGAAGCTCCAGGACCCACTTGTGTTCGGCCAGTATGTCAGGCCAATAGCAATATGGATGAAAACGCTGGAGCCTTCCAGGAAATGCACCATCACCGGCTGGGGCGCAACCAGAGAAA ACGGTCCGAGGGTGAATAGACTGCAGGAGGTGAATGTGACCTACATATCCTCTGAGATCTGTAACCAGTACTACCGGGGAAGGATCCGGACTTCCATGTTCTGTGCTGGAGAGCCAGAGGGTGGTGCTGATGCCTGCCAG GGCGACTCTGGGGGTCCCCTATCCTGTTATTCTGGCAGCAGGTATAAACTGGCAGGGATTGTGAGTTGGGGAGTCGGCTGTGGAAGGTCCAGGAGGCCAGGGGTCTACACTAAACTACAGGACCAAGCTGGATGGCTCTCTG GAGACAAGAATATGACGAATGGGGATTCTGGCCTCATGTCTGGGG ACAATTCAGAGATTTGCGGTGAGGCGGAGAAGCCAACCTGTCGACTTGGGCCCACCCTGGCCAGATTGACTGAATCCCAGGGGGATGAGGTTAAGGTGGGCAGTGTAACGGAGGCCTGCCCCAACTCTTGGCCCTGGCAGGTCAGCCTGCAGTCTGGAGGCAGGCACTACTGTAGCGGTACTCTGATCCACAGACGCTGGGTACTGGTACCACAACACTGTCACACCAA AGCTCGAGATGACACAGTGGTATTAGGAGCTCATGACCTGCGGTTCATGTCGACCCAGAGCATCCCGGTGGACGAGGTGTTCAGCCTGCCCCAGAACGGAAGCTTCCCCCCCGCTTCGGACCTCTCCTTGCTCCGCCTCAGTGTGCCTGCCAGATTCA GTGCTTCTGTATTTCCGGTCTGTGTCCCTGACGATGATGTACAGCTTGATGACAGCTGGTCCTGTGTTACAACAGGCTGGGGGCGCACAAAAGCAACAG TAAAG GGGGATTCTGGTGCTTCTCTGCTCTGTCAGAAACGTGGGGTCTACTACCTCTTTG